One window of Papaver somniferum cultivar HN1 chromosome 9, ASM357369v1, whole genome shotgun sequence genomic DNA carries:
- the LOC113312098 gene encoding uncharacterized protein LOC113312098, with product MFKPETTSEAFFLARMQQASLHQMPKPLKSFFKPFVPPLSIPPPSSTFGNSNGSSSQPIVTHPTTLTKNSPDKTLPPIRRLTYAQMQKRKDKGLCYNCDEFYRHDHKCKTQHLFMLITDEDMEESDPISPAVHQVDSPPPSDSTMEISLHALTGNVVHDTIRIAGHLHKKPIMILIDTGSTHSFIDFKLTEQLGIHASPRCHMTVTVANGDSTIIHDICNTLGLEMKANHFSFDLRVLPLGGYDMVLEDDCASAFKKFVKSKVPTLLGQFFVISTSPPPTTPPFLTPLVDSYSDIFAEPSQLPLHRALDHKIPLKPHSSPTYQRPYRFPYIQKSVLENMVQEMLNSGLIQKSNSPFTSPILLVKKKDGTWWFCVDYRKLNDMTIRLFGPDMYKTAFKTHHGHYEFRFMPFGLTNAPSTFQALMNDIFQPFLSKFVLGVAADPEKIEAMQTWHPLPSTLKQLRGIVGLTDYYRIFIQGYGTIPKPLTDMLKKDAFHWTADAHTAFTELKVAMTRASVLALPDFSKQFPLETDACARGAGAILMQ from the exons ATGTTTAAACCTGAGACTACTTCTGAGGCATTTTTCCTTGCCAGAATGCAGCAAGCTTCATTGCACCAAATGCCTAAACCACTTAAATCCTTTTTCAAGCCATTTGTACCCCCTTTATCCATTCCACCACCTTCTAGTACTTTTGGAAACTCTAATGGTTCTTCTTCACAACCTATTGTGACACATCCAACCACTCTTACAAAAAATTCACCTGATAAAACATTACCACCAATCAGACGCCTCACTTATGctcaaatgcagaaaagaaaagataagggCTTATGTTATAATTGCGATGAATTTTATAGGCATGACCATAAATGTAAAACTCAACATCTTTTCATGCTTATCACTGATGAGGATATGGAAGAGTCAGATCCAATTTCACCTGCAGTCCACCAAGTTGATTCTCCTCCTCCTAGTGACTCCACTATGGAGATATCATTGCATGCCTTGACAGGGAATGTAGTTCATGATACTATACGCATTGCTGGTCACTTGCATAAGAAACCTATTATGATTCTCATCGACACAGGGAGCACACATTCTTTCATTGATTTTAAACTTACAGAGCAGCTGGGTATTCATGCTTCTCCCAGATGCCATATGACAGTCACAGTAGCTAATGGAGACAGCACCATCATCCACGACATCTGTAACACACTTGGTTTGGAAATGAAGGCCAACCATTTTTCATTTGATTTAAGGGTCCTTCCTTTGGGTGGTTATGATATGGTGTTAGAAGATGATTG TGCTTCTGCTTTTAAGAAATTTGTTAAGAGTAAAGTTCCTACATTGTtgggtcaattctttgttatcTCCACATCACCTCCTCCAACTACACCACCCTTTCTCACTCCCCTAGTGGACTCTTACTCTGACATTTTTGCTGAACCCTCTCAACTTCCACTACACAGAGCTTTAGACCATAAAATTCCTCTTAAACCACATTCTAGCCCCACTTATCAAAGACCTTATAGATTTCCATATATCCAAAAGTCTGTATTGGAAAACATGGTTCAAGAAATGCTGAATTCAGGACTTATCCAAAAAAGCAACAGCCCTTTTACTTCTCCAATTCTCCTTGTCAAAAAGAAAGATGGCACTTGGTGGTTTTGTGTAGATTATAGGAAATTAAATGACATGACT ATTCGATTATTTGGCCCAGACATGTATAAAACAGCATTCAAAACTCATCATGGACATTATGAGTTTAGATTTATGCCATTTGGTCTTACTAATGCTCCATCCACCTTTCAAGCCCTCATGAatgatatctttcaaccatttttAAGCAAATTTGTGCTg GGAGTTGCTGCAGACCCTGAAAAAATAGAAGCAATGCAAACTTGGCATCCACTACCTTCTACATTGAAGCAGTTGAGAGGGATCGTGGGTTTAACAGACTATTATAGAATATTTATTCAAGGATATGGTACTATTCCCAAGCCCCTCACTGACATGCTCAAAAAAGATGCTTTTCATTGGACTGCAGATGCTCATACAGCCTTCACTGAACTTAAAGTCGCAATGACAAGAGCTTCAGTTTTGGCTTTACCTGACTTCTCCAAGCAATTCCCCTTAGAGACTGATGCATGTGCTAGAGGAGCGGGAGCCATTTTGATGCAGTAA
- the LOC113308913 gene encoding GDSL esterase/lipase At1g28600-like, whose protein sequence is MASSYSPSSSLFSLSNFNILIIACILLATTANPVLGSYYKSIFSFGDSLADTGNGLYSRPNEYVARLPYGETYFHRVTGRFCDGRVVLDFIADAVGLPLLPPYLGSSNKDLRQGVNFAVGGATALDSSFFEERKITVVTNDSLGVQLGWFKQLLPSLCNPSSDDCHEYLKTSLILMGEIGGNDYNHPFYQGRSLEEIRNFVPKIINAISLAIKELIKEGAVTFMVPGNLPIGCSAMYLTLFKSPNKEDYDGSGCIKWLNEFSVHHNKFLLKELAVLREEYPNVKIIYADYYNVAMKFYKSPELLGFTGGALKACCGGKGPYNCNRDVHCGSVGAKVCDYPLTFVSWDGIHLTEAAYKFLADGLMRENHQFFFPENDRIITTTTDRDQAL, encoded by the exons ATGGCTTCATCTTACTCTCCTTCCTCCTCTCTTTTCTCCCTTTCCAACTTTAATATTCTTATCATAGCCTGTATCCTTCTGGCTACAACTGCAAATCCAGTTCTAGGATCATATTACAAATCCATCTTCAGCTTCGGAGATTCTCTCGCTGACACCGGAAACGGACTCTACTCCAGACCAAATGAATATGTGGCCAGATTACCCTACGGAGAGACTTACTTTCATCGAGTTACTGGTCGGTTCTGTGATGGTCGTGTAGTTCTTGATTTCATTG CCGATGCTGTAGGACTGCCGCTGCTACCGCCATATCTTGGAAGCAGCAATAAGGATTTACGTCAGGGGGTGAACTTTGCCGTTGGGGGAGCTACAGCTTTGGATTCTTCATTTTTCGAAGAAAGAAAGATTACGGTTGTTACCAATGACTCTCTTGGAGTTCAACTCGGCTGGTTCAAACAGCTTTTGCCTTCCCTTTGCAATCCATCTTCAG ATGATTGCCATGAATATCTTAAAACATCTCTGATTCTCATGGGAGAAATCGGTGGAAACGATTATAATCATCCATTTTACCAAGGAAGAAGTCTAGAAGAGATTCGTAATTTTGTACCCAAAATCATCAATGCCATTTCTTTGGCGATCAAG GAGTTAATAAAGGAAGGTGCTGTGACGTTCATGGTCCCTGGAAACTTGCCAATTGGGTGTTCAGCTATGTATTTGACCCTATTCAAGAGCCCTAACAAAGAGGATTATGATGGGAGTGGTTGTATCAAGTGGCTCAATGAATTCTCTGTGCACCACAACAAGTTTCTTCTGAAGGAGTTGGCTGTTTTGAGAGAAGAATACCCAAATGTCAAAATTATTTATGCTGATTACTATAATGTTGCCATGAAGTTTTACAAGTCTCCTGAATTATTAG GATTTACTGGTGGAGCTCTTAAGGCATGTTGTGGAGGTAAAGGTCCATACAACTGTAACCGAGATGTTCATTGTGGAAGTGTTGGTGCAAAAGTTTGTGATTATCCTTTAACGTTTGTTAGTTGGGATGGTATCCATTTAACTGAAGCTGCATACAAATTTTTAGCTGATGGTTTGATGCGGGAAAATCACCAATTCTTCTTCCCCGAAAATGATCGCATCATTACTACCACAACCGACCGTGATCAAGCTCTTTAA